The proteins below come from a single Melospiza melodia melodia isolate bMelMel2 chromosome 12, bMelMel2.pri, whole genome shotgun sequence genomic window:
- the CPB1 gene encoding carboxypeptidase B → MWTLLVLIGVASVSAHLQDLSFDGQKVFRVIPQNDEQVEILNFLARIMEVDFWQPDSVTLVRPKMQVDFRVEAEKTYKVEDLLKESGMEYQVLIDNLQAALDAQFDSQARTSSHSYVKYNDWDTIADWTADIAAQNPDLVSRSVIGNTYEGRPMYLLKLGKSGANKKAIFMDCGFHAREWISPAFCQWFVKETVETYGKDSVMTTLLDNLDFYVLPVVNIDGYVYTWTNDRMWRKTRSKNSGTSCIGTDPNRNFDAGWCTLGASDYACSSTYCGSAPESEKETKALADFIREHLSTIKAYLTIHSYSQLLLFPYSYTYKLPSNYQELNSIAKAASKELASLYNTDYTYGPGATTIYPAAGGSDDWAYDQGIKYSFTFELRDTGRYGFLLPESQIKPTCEETFLAVKYIANYVLEHLY, encoded by the exons ATGTGGACACTCTTGGTTCTCATAGGTGTTGCATCTGTTTCTGCTCACCTGCAGGATCTTTCCTTTGATGG GCAGAAGGTGTTCCGTGTGATTCCACAGAATGATGAGCAGGTGGAAATCCTCAATTTCCTTGCCAGAATCATGGAG GTTGACTTTTGGCAGCCAGACTCTGTCACACTGGTAAGGCCAAAAATGCAAGTTGATTTCCGAGTTGAGGCTGAGAAGACTTATAAGGTTGAAGATCTTCTGAAAGAAAGTGGAATGGAATATCA GGTTCTGATTGACAACCTGCAGGCTGCACTGGATGCCCAGTTTGACAGCCAAGCTCGTACTTCCAGCCACAGCTATGTGAAGTACAACGACTGGGACACG ATAGCTGATTGGACTGCTGATATTGCTGCTCAGAACCCAGACCTTGTCTCTCGTAGTGTAATAGGGAACACATATGAAGGCCGGCCAATGTACCTTCTCAAA cTGGGAAAAAGCGGTGCAAATAAGAAGGCCATCTTTATGGACTGTGGTTTCCATGCAAGAGAGTGGATCAGCCCTGCTTTCTGCCAGTGGTTTGTGAAAGAG ACTGTGGAGACCTACGGAAAAGACTCTGTCATGACCACACTCCTGGACAATCTGGACTTCTACGTTCTCCCTGTTGTTAACATCGATGGTTACGTTTACACTTGGACAAAT GACCGCATGTGGAGAAAGACGCGCTCTAAAAATTCCGGGACCTCTTGCATTGGGACAGATCCCAACAGGAATTTTGATGCTGGCTGGTGCA CTCTTGGGGCCTCAGATTACGCCTGTTCTTCCACATACTGTGGCTCTGCACCTgaatctgaaaaggagaccaAGGCTTTGGCTGATTTTATTCGCGAACATCTTTCTACAATCAAGGCATACTTGACAATTCACTCCTATTCCCAGCTGCTACTGTTTCCTTATTCATACACTTACAAGTTGCCATCAAATTACCAGGAACTG AATTCCATAGCTAAAGCTGCTTCCAAAGAGCTGGCCAGTTTGTACAACACCGACTATACATATGGTCCAGGAGCAACAACAATCT ACCCTGCTGCAGGGGGCTCTGATGACTGGGCTTATGACCAAGGCATCAAGTACTCTTTCACTTTCGAGCTCCGGGACACCGGGAGATACGGTTTCCTTCTCCCTGAATCTCAGATAAAGCCAACCTGTGAAGAGACTTTCCTTGCTGTCAAATATATTGCCAACTATGTCCTTGAGCACTTGTATTAG